One part of the Macrobrachium nipponense isolate FS-2020 chromosome 38, ASM1510439v2, whole genome shotgun sequence genome encodes these proteins:
- the LOC135209519 gene encoding lysosomal proton-coupled steroid conjugate and bile acid symporter SLC46A3-like — translation MTIEPMLFLKGVSLEASLAPIENLKLDRYCRVRLGYPGDVCEDMNDGHHETVQVEAQKLVNVFNFYDKLISSIIPVLMISFIASWSDRTGRRAPILLSIFGTTLSSCTYLLVSLFPSWPPEALYVASFCSSLGGGWPLFYMAAYSYITDKSEEQARTPAGTATGTLIYHAGGYSWVIGFSAALYAACFVYSFFVVKDNDKPGGANEDLPKQRSPFSPKNVSDLFRACLRERRGNGRLHIFLLVAMMLAFFCTFMHNLYLWALRVLQWDIYSYTVYKVFNDVGAAVMMLCSTPVFVHFRLHDCSVGAVTAMLVFSRLLALAMTTGPGEWWIPFIFILIPTDLTSIAIRSQISKVRIK, via the coding sequence ATGACCATCGAGCCCATGTTGTTCTTGAAGGGCGTGTCCCTGGAGGCTTCCTTGGCGCCAATCGAAAACCTCAAACTCGACCGGTACTGCCGCGTGAGGCTGGGGTACCCCGGCGACGTGTGCGAAGACATGAACGACGGCCACCACGAGACGGTGCAGGTGGAAGCGCAGAAGCTGGTTAACGTCTTTAACTTCTACGACAAACTGATCTCGAGCATCATCCCGGTCCTGATGATCTCGTTCATCGCTTCCTGGAGCGACCGCACGGGGCGGAGGGCGCCCATTCTCTTGTCGATCTTCGGCACCACGCTCTCGTCTTGCACCTATCTCTTGGTTTCTCTCTTCCCTTCGTGGCCGCCCGAGGCTCTTTATGTGGCCTCGTTCTGCTCCTCCCTAGGAGGGGGGTGGCCTTTGTTCTACATGGCCGCCTACAGCTACATCACAGACAAGTCCGAGGAACAGGCGCGAACGCCCGCAGGGACAGCGACAGGAACCCTCATCTATCACGCAGGAGGGTACTCGTGGGTCATTGGTTTCAGCGCCGCGCTGTACGCAGCTTGCTTCGTCTACTCCTTCTTCGTCGTCAAAGATAACGACAAACCGGGAGGAGCCAATGAAGATCTCCCCAAACAAAGAAGTCCGTTCAGTCCAAAGAACGTCTCGGACTTATTTCGCGCCTGCTTGAGAGAACGGCGGGGGAACGGCAGGCTACACATCTTCCTCCTAGTGGCCATGATGCTCGCGTTCTTCTGCACGTTCATGCACAACCTGTATCTATGGGCGCTGAGGGTCCTCCAATGGGACATATACTCTTACACCGTCTACAAGGTATTCAACGACGTGGGTGCGGCGGTCATGATGCTCTGCTCGACTCCTGTCTTTGTACATTTCCGTCTGCACGACTGTTCCGTGGGAGCAGTGACCGCGATGCTTGTGTTCAGTCGACTCCTGGCGCTGGCCATGACGACTGGTCCCGGAGAGTGGTGGATTCCTTTCATCTTCATCTTGATTCCCACGGATTTGACCAGCATCGCTATCAGGAGTCAGATCTCGAAGGTTCGTATCAAATAA